Within Pseudomonas brassicacearum, the genomic segment GTGTTCTTCGACGCGGTGCCGGCCCTGGCGCGCAAGCTCCAGACGCTGATGGATGTCGGCCTGTCGTATATCAAGCTGGGACAGTCGGCAACCACGCTGTCGGGCGGTGAAGCCCAGCGGGTCAAGTTGTCCCGCGAGCTGTCCAAGCGCGACACCGGCAAGACCCTGTATATCCTCGACGAGCCGACCACAGGCCTGCACTTCGCCGATATCCAGCAATTGCTCGACGTGCTGCACCGCCTTCGTGACCACGGCAACACCGTGGTGGTGATCGAACACAACCTGGACGTAATCAAGACCGCTGACTGGCTGGTGGACCTGGGGCCGGAAGGTGGTTCCAAAGGTGGCCAGATCATCGCCGTAGGGACGCCGGAACAAGTGGCCGAGATGAAGCAGTCCTACACCGGCTACTACCTCAAGCCGCTGCTGGAACGTGATCGGGACTGATTTTACCCGAGCACGAAAAAGCCCCTGTCATCTCATCGATGGCAGGGGCTTTTTTGCGATTTCGAAAGGATCGCAGCCTTCGGCAGCTCCTACATTCAGAACTGCGATTGCAGGTAGTTTTCCAACCCGACCAGCTTGATCAGACCCAACTGCTTCTCCAGCCAGTAGGTGTGGTCTTCTTCGGTGTCGTTGAGCTGGATCCGCAGGATCTCGCGGGTCACGTAGTCGTTGTGCTGCTCACAGAGCTCGATGCCTTTGCACAGCGCAGCGCGGACTTTGTATTCCAGGCGCAGATCGGCGGCGAGCATATCGGGCACCGTGGTGCCGACGTCAAGATCATCGGCACGCATGCGTGGCGTACCTTCGAGCATCAGGATCCGGCGCATCAGCGCATCGGCGTGCTGGGTCTCTTCTTCCATCTCGTGGTTGATACGTTCGTAGAGCTCGGTAAAACCCCAATCCTCGTACATCCGCGAATGGATGAAATATTGATCACGGGCTGCCAGTTCGCCTGTCAGCAACGTGTTGAGGTAATCGATTACGTCTGGGTGACCTTGCATCGCCCTACATCTCCACAAGCTTTTAAAGGTTGTAGTTTGAACCAAGCTGACCGCAAGGTCACTGCCTCAACGCTACAAAAGCGAAGAAAATCCGAGAAAACCAGGTTAAATAACGCAAAAACCGCCCTAATGAGGGCGGTTCTGCTTCTCGTTTAGACTTAGGTAAGCGCTATACCCAAGGCTTTTGCAATGCCTTCTCCATAAGCAACATCTGCCTTGAAGAAGTGCTGCAACTGGCGGTCAACCACATCCGGCGATACGCCAGCCATCGCACCGGCGATGTTGCTGATCAACAGCGCTTTCTGCTCATCGCTCATCAAGCGGAACAGCGCACCAGCGTGGCTGTAGTAGTCAGTGTCTTCGCGATGATCGTAACGATCCGCCGCGCCACTGAGGGCCAGTGCTGGTTCTGCGTAACGTGGAGCCTGCTTCGGCGCTTCCACGTAGCTGTTAGGCTCGTAGTTCGGAGCCGCCCCGCCATTGCTGCCAAACGCCATGGCGCCGTCGCGCTGGTAGGTATTGACCGGACTGCGCGGCGCATTCACCGGCAATTGCTGGTGATTGGTGCCCACACGGTAGCGGTGCGCATCAGCGTAGGCGAAAACGCGGCCCTGCAACATGCGATCCGGCGAGAGACCAACCCCTGGCACCATGTTGCTAGGGCCAAACGCCGCTTGCTCGACTTCGGCAAAATAATTCAGCGGGTTACGGTTGAGCTCCAGCACGCCGACTTCAATCAGCGGAAACTCTTTCTGCGACCAGGTCTTGGTGACGTCAAACGGATTCTCGTAATGCGCCGCGGCCTGGGCCTCGGTCATGACCTGGATGCAAACGCTCCATTTCGGGAAGTCACCGCGCTCGATGGCGCTGAACAAATCACGCTGGGCGTAATCCGGGTCGGTACCCGCCAGGCGTGCTGCCTCTGCCGGCGCGAGGTTCTTGATCCCTTGCTGGGTCTTGTAGTGCCACTTCACCCAGTGGCGCTCACCCTGTGCGTTGATCAGGCTGTAGGTGTGACTGCCGAAGCCGTGCATGTGGCGGTAGCCATCCGGAATACCGCGATCGGAAAACAGAATGGTGACCTGGTGCAGCGCCTCAGGCGAATGCGACCAGAAATCCCACATCGCTTGCGCGCTTTTCAGATTGCTTTGCGGCAGACGTTTCTGGGTGTGGATGAAATCTGGAAACTTCAACGGATCACGGATGAAGAATACCGGCGTGTTATTGCCGACGATGTCCCAGTTGCCTTCCTCGGTGTAGAACTTCAGGGCGAAGCCGCGCGGGTCGCGCTCAGTGTCAGCCGAACCACGCTCGCCGCCCACAGTGGAGAACCGCAGGAAGGTGGGCGTCTGCTTGCCAACCGATTCGAACAACTTGGCGCTGGTGTACTGGGTAATGTCCCGGGTGACGGTGAATGTGCCGTAGGCGCCCGAGCCTTTGGCGTGCACACGGCGCTCAGGGATGTTTTCGCGGTTGAAGTGAGCAAGCTTCTCGATCAGGTGAAAGTCGTCGAGCAGCAGCGGGCCGCGCGGGCCGGCGGAGCGAGAGTTCTGGTTATCGGCGACAGGAGCGCCGCTGGCGGTCGTAAGCGTTTTGGTCTGGCTCATGCTCAATCTTCCTAGGTCGGTCTTCGAACTGCCGGCTAATCGGCTGGAAAGGAGTATTGATCATGTTAATGACAGTATCCAAATTCATTAAATCATGGACATCGATAGTCATTATCTAACGCTGAATACTTGCCGATAGCCAAGCCAGGCAAAACAGCCCGTCTGCTTTTCCTCCAGGATCGAGTAGGAGGCGGCCTTACAGCCGCCGTCCTCTCACACCACCGTACGTACGGTTCCGTATACGGCGGTTCAGGTTACACGGCTAAGCCGGTTTATCGTATCCAGTATCGAGAGCAATCCGAGCTGATTCCACAGTTTCTTCGGTAGCGCCTGATTCATATGTGACGCTCCCGAGTTCCACCATGGGCCTCGCCCGTTGAATGCTGATGTACAGGCTCGCGCTTCGCTAAGGCCTAGGCGTATCAGGTTGCGCGCCCTCGTCGAGGGCTGCTTCCATTGGCGCCAGATGACACATCGAAGCTTACGTCGTACCCAACCGTCCAGTTCCTCAAGGGCTCGCTTGTTCTGACTGCGCTTGAAGTAGCCCGCCCAGCCAAGCAGCACGGGGTTTATCCGGTCAATGACATCCGCCATCTTGTGACCACGTGCCCCACGCAACAGCGCTCTGAGCCGGTCGCGCAAGCGCCCTAGGCTCAGCGTCGCCACTTTCAGCTTCGGCTGTTTATGCCAACTCATCCCATAACCCAGGTAGTCACAGACCCAGGGCCGCGCCACACGGCTCTTTTCCCGATTCAGCGCTAGTTTCAGTCGCCGGCTCAGGAAGCGCTCAACCCCGGCCAACACCCGTTCGCCAGCACGACGACTGCGCACATAAATGTTCGCATCATCGGCATAACGCACGAAGCGATGGCCCCGCCGTTCCAATTCGCGGTCGAGTTCGTTGAGCAGGATGTTCGACAGCAGCGGCGAGAGCGGGCCGCCTTGCGGCGCCCCCTCCTGCCGGCGGCTGACGACCCCACCCGACATGACTCCAGCTTCGAGGTAACAACGGATCAGCCTGAGCACCCGCTTGTCTTCGACTTGACGCTCGACGTAGGCCATCAAGACATCGTGGTTGACCCGATCAAAGAACTTCTCCAGATCGAGCTCCACGCACCAGCGGTGGCCCGCCGCCACATGGGTGCGGGCTGTTTCGATGGCTTGATGAGCGCTTCTACCCGGGCGAAAGCCGTAGCTGTAGTCCGAGAACAGAGGGTCGAAAATCGGCGTGAGCTGTTGCAGCAAGGCCTGTTGGATCAGACGATCCACGACGTTGGGAATGCCCAACTGCCGTGTTCCACCTTTGGGTTAGGGGATTTCGACGGCGCGCACACCTTGCGGGTGATACTCGCCGGCCAGCAGCCGAGCCTTGAGGATCGGCCAATACTGATTCGTGTAGTCCGCCAATTGCTCCACCGTCATGCCATCGGCACCCGGTGCGCCCTTGTTGCTGACCACGCGTTGGTACGCACGCCGCAGGTTGGCGGGCGCAAGCACCCGCTCCATCAGCGTGTCCGGCTCCGCGTTC encodes:
- a CDS encoding catalase produces the protein MSQTKTLTTASGAPVADNQNSRSAGPRGPLLLDDFHLIEKLAHFNRENIPERRVHAKGSGAYGTFTVTRDITQYTSAKLFESVGKQTPTFLRFSTVGGERGSADTERDPRGFALKFYTEEGNWDIVGNNTPVFFIRDPLKFPDFIHTQKRLPQSNLKSAQAMWDFWSHSPEALHQVTILFSDRGIPDGYRHMHGFGSHTYSLINAQGERHWVKWHYKTQQGIKNLAPAEAARLAGTDPDYAQRDLFSAIERGDFPKWSVCIQVMTEAQAAAHYENPFDVTKTWSQKEFPLIEVGVLELNRNPLNYFAEVEQAAFGPSNMVPGVGLSPDRMLQGRVFAYADAHRYRVGTNHQQLPVNAPRSPVNTYQRDGAMAFGSNGGAAPNYEPNSYVEAPKQAPRYAEPALALSGAADRYDHREDTDYYSHAGALFRLMSDEQKALLISNIAGAMAGVSPDVVDRQLQHFFKADVAYGEGIAKALGIALT
- the bfr gene encoding bacterioferritin; translated protein: MQGHPDVIDYLNTLLTGELAARDQYFIHSRMYEDWGFTELYERINHEMEEETQHADALMRRILMLEGTPRMRADDLDVGTTVPDMLAADLRLEYKVRAALCKGIELCEQHNDYVTREILRIQLNDTEEDHTYWLEKQLGLIKLVGLENYLQSQF